From a single Deltaproteobacteria bacterium genomic region:
- a CDS encoding carboxypeptidase regulatory-like domain-containing protein — MALMRFASMAAFVAASAATTLHAQSATTNDDGWLLLRVDDVRVTPKRPGTNRDWDGPKRERKGLCDIAPSAQGAMLLDAMTTGGAATAVSILCELGSSDKQEERDPKAPDLMVRLRAGSDVTYRSFIAPDRYRHSFGYEFLVPIAGIPRDGLRLAVLDQDGDDITGGEVIGSVRLSASALIQAADSKDPVLTLSDDGLSRIEIVVSRFDEPAVTRTLDLRTNKGQLPVGRLHVRAGQLVEIRASGVHQVGGWHDDKLGPEGFRDNKLRSYNLRQEPFNTAPHGAAIARVGVVKQAESRLVVRRCVRHIVPYSGNVVVGVNDREPNNNHGTLTFTVTVSLPRPENWRLAGAFGGCPARGPTATSVEAAPQPASRVGPVGCTQVGSITRLTGADGTGAIVGDVKASRTKIRRVVATAPSIKHTSRADVNAKGQFELLDLPPGTYGLSFWTSRRRVHRCENIEVRAGKAANVVAAVDEPVTATDSSRAPRQKTAMIDIKNATLPLDARGTRVHFHQGKGRSRFESWTINQVVRADLDGDGHDETAVRLSWECANADDCGNSWGSAVAVYSIVKSEPQLVSRLDFTPEGGYTADQIRISDRKLIVSGDAWTDDDARCCGSLRHETTYVLSAGTLVQHDRSTQPKH; from the coding sequence ATGGCTCTCATGCGGTTTGCGAGCATGGCCGCATTCGTTGCGGCCAGCGCGGCAACCACGTTGCACGCGCAGAGTGCTACGACGAACGATGATGGCTGGCTGCTGTTGCGCGTTGACGACGTCCGCGTGACCCCGAAGCGCCCCGGCACCAACCGCGACTGGGACGGGCCGAAAAGGGAGCGAAAAGGGTTGTGCGACATCGCGCCTTCGGCCCAGGGAGCGATGCTCCTGGATGCCATGACCACCGGCGGCGCGGCGACCGCGGTAAGCATCCTGTGCGAACTGGGCTCGTCGGACAAGCAGGAAGAGAGAGACCCGAAGGCCCCCGATTTGATGGTACGGCTACGAGCCGGCAGCGACGTCACCTACCGCAGCTTCATCGCACCCGACCGGTACCGGCACTCCTTCGGCTACGAGTTTCTCGTCCCGATCGCGGGCATTCCACGCGATGGGCTGCGTCTCGCCGTGCTCGATCAGGACGGTGACGACATCACCGGCGGCGAGGTGATCGGGAGTGTGCGACTGAGCGCCAGCGCGCTGATACAAGCTGCGGACTCAAAGGACCCGGTTCTCACGCTGTCCGATGATGGGCTATCGCGCATCGAGATCGTCGTCTCCCGATTCGACGAACCCGCGGTAACGCGGACGCTGGACCTGCGAACCAACAAAGGTCAGCTACCCGTCGGCCGCCTTCACGTGCGAGCAGGCCAACTCGTCGAGATTCGGGCCTCGGGCGTCCACCAGGTCGGCGGCTGGCACGACGACAAGCTCGGGCCCGAGGGCTTCCGTGACAACAAACTCCGCAGTTACAACCTCAGACAGGAGCCGTTCAACACGGCACCCCATGGCGCGGCGATCGCGCGCGTGGGCGTCGTAAAACAGGCCGAGTCCCGCCTCGTTGTCCGCCGCTGTGTACGCCACATCGTGCCTTACAGCGGTAACGTCGTAGTGGGTGTCAATGACCGCGAGCCCAACAACAACCATGGCACGCTGACGTTCACCGTCACCGTCTCGCTGCCCAGACCAGAGAATTGGAGGCTCGCGGGAGCATTCGGCGGCTGTCCCGCACGAGGCCCGACCGCGACTTCTGTCGAAGCCGCCCCCCAGCCAGCCTCCCGCGTCGGACCAGTCGGCTGCACGCAGGTGGGTTCCATCACGCGCCTCACTGGCGCTGACGGAACGGGCGCGATCGTCGGCGATGTCAAGGCCAGCCGCACGAAGATCCGCCGCGTCGTAGCGACTGCGCCATCGATCAAGCACACGTCGAGAGCCGACGTAAACGCGAAGGGGCAGTTCGAGTTATTGGATCTGCCGCCGGGAACCTACGGCCTGAGCTTTTGGACTTCGAGGCGGCGCGTGCATCGCTGCGAGAACATCGAGGTGCGTGCTGGCAAGGCTGCGAACGTGGTCGCCGCGGTCGACGAACCTGTAACAGCCACCGATTCATCCCGCGCGCCGCGCCAAAAGACCGCGATGATCGACATCAAGAACGCAACGCTGCCCTTGGACGCGCGCGGCACACGGGTTCACTTCCACCAAGGAAAGGGCAGAAGCCGCTTCGAGTCGTGGACCATCAACCAGGTCGTCAGAGCAGATCTCGACGGTGACGGCCACGACGAAACCGCGGTCCGACTGAGTTGGGAGTGCGCCAACGCGGACGACTGCGGCAACAGCTGGGGCAGCGCCGTCGCCGTCTACAGCATCGTCAAATCCGAGCCGCAACTTGTGTCACGCCTCGACTTCACTCCGGAGGGCGGGTACACGGCCGACCAGATTCGGATTTCGGATCGAAAGCTCATTGTCTCCGGCGACGCGTGGACGGACGATGACGCGCGTTGCTGCGGGTCGCTGCGCCACGAGACAACGTACGTGCTGTCGGCCGGCACACTCGTCCAGCACGACCGGTCTACGCAACCGAAGCACTGA